DNA sequence from the Polyodon spathula isolate WHYD16114869_AA chromosome 19, ASM1765450v1, whole genome shotgun sequence genome:
GGTGTGCAGGTCACCCAGAAAACAATGGCTAGAGCTGGTGAATGGGGAGGTTGTTTCTAATTAATTGAAAGGGCTTAATattataatcttttaaaaaaaaaaagatatacagtaatacagtgccATCTACAGCTCATCAGTGTACAGTGCAAGCAGTATCGGGAGCACCAATAGGTCTGATAACTGCACATGCAAACCCTACATTGGTCGATAGAAATGCATGGGAGGCAAGATTCATGGAATTCTTTCAGTAGCTAAAACCTCTAACAGTATATTTCAACGTATCATATCTGTGTGCAAGACTAAACTTTCTTGCTGGGTCTATCATTGAGCGTTTAAAGTTAGGTATGTGAACATTTGTATCTGAACATTCAAAACTGAACGCTTAAGTGACCACAGCAAACTAAGGATTCAAACATGCATATATTAGTTTAAGCACTTATTAGTGTTGCAAAAATAACTCCTGGTAGTAAGAAACAAAGATGCACTAACTGCAACTACTGATTTTTCTACTTGGATTAAATGTGCAAAGTCAATTCCATTCAGTATTAGTGTTATGTAAGGAGGCAGTAATGCGTGTCAGTTGGAGTTTCGGAATGGACTCCCTGTGCCAAATCAATTCACTTCCTTGTAGCTTAGCCCCAGCTATAAATTACAAGCAGCGAGGCCCCATGGAAATCACATGCCTACAGCAGCTGTCctggttgtaaaaaaaacaacggAGAGCCAGGTAGCCCTTTTGACCTCTCTTTAATAACGGATCAAGGCAGCATCTTCTCAACCAGGTATAGATAGGGTTTGCCTGTAAGTGTTTATCTTTTTCAACAGTCTGTACAGTTCAATCCCTCATCCCCTCTTTTTAGATTTTTGTGGTCATACCTGCTCAGTGGTGAAATACACAGTAAAGTGCACGGCAATATATCTAATTTTGAgggtgtactttttaaaattaaaatgtgtaaaatggtGCCACTGGATTTATTATCTCCACCAAGGGTTTGTTCATGGTGGGCCTGTTTAGAAGGTTTGGGCCACACTCTGTATGGTTCGGTATgcttggtgtgaagtgtgaacaacaaagtccgcttGGGAAATGAACCGTACCAATCCAACTGGTGATCTCGGTCCATTTGGCAAACGCACCGGGTCTGGTTCACTTGCTGAATCTCAATATGAACAGCTGGACTGTCCTTTTGCACAAAGAAAatgaactatacaaggtaaccctAGTCTAgtatattctgaggaaacaagtagagcaaaaaaacaTCTCAGGGAACTACACTAGGGTTCCCAGACATCCCGTGAAAACTGGAATTGTCAGCTTCAGCCCTAATGTGTTGTTTCTGTCAGAAACAGAAATTGTTAATCATCCCAGTTTTGCAATTGTATTTTCTAAAAGAATGTAtgaagtacaaaactgcatcaatGTGCTGCAAGTTAGCAGAGTaattaggttgtgttagcgccgttcaaaaataaaataataataattatatggattacactatgtaacacaatttttgttcctaggtagtaagtgttatttcctaattgcttatgcctcaaaagtatagaaaatggctattattccccacaaactttgcttttgtgaccaggacagtgatatttcaaaatatcactatttccaatgggaaaacgggcaaatgtgtgtcttttcgttcacataaagtcagaaaaaaacaacgtatgaatccaaattaacatgtatttatactaaagtaatacaaaaatgaatgaaaatgaatgaaaaaaaacaaaaaaaaaaaacacaggtttttCACTTTGGAAATCTGGAGAGTaggagaaactgaagctctgacagaaatttggtcagacaccaaaatccaagccgaactggacaaaaAACGTACAAATAGTAAAACATATATCCAGTCTTTTCTTACATTACTACGACAGCAGGAGAACCGTGCAGAACTGCAGAAACTGCAACTGAACCTTAGTTCAACCCAAACAAACTCGGTCCCTTTGCTCACAGAGAAGTATTAACAGCAAGCAcgttgatacattgtttcaaacgaAGCAAGAAATTGcttaaattaattaatgttgCATTAACGCCTGCTACCTTTTAAATCCCAATTAAAAAGTTAATCTAATATGCTATTTTGTTTGTCCGAGAGGGACTGCCTGCAAAAGGTGGCACACATTTCACTAAATAGCCCACTGCCAATAAATTGAAATTAGTTTTAAAACCGTTAACATCGTCTGAAATCCTTGCAgaaagaaatgtactgtttaaaagAAATTGCAATAATACGATATATAATCAAGGTATTAAGTATTTTGTCTCCTACAAAAGTTTTCATTTATGAATCTTCCTGGTGTCAGCTGGCTGGACCCACCTGTATCCAAAGCCTCCTCTCTGTGGTCCTCCTCAGAGGGCTGGGGGATGTTCCAGGAGGTCAGGGGCAGGGAGTGGATCTCGCTGGCTGCAGTCAGCTTCACCATGTCCATGTGGCGGCTTTTATTCTGGTATTTGGGGATAAAACACACTTTGCCTTTCTGGAACATGTCCTCAATGATCGCCTCAGTCTGAACCTCATCATGCATGCTTAAAAAGACAGCGATCCTTTGACAGCTCTGATACTTGGGGTGGTTGATTAACTGCAAAAAAGAATGgtcacaagtaaaaaaaaaaaaaaaaaaaaaaagaggtattttatagatagatagacagggtgattagaaagtaagtttagcCCATCAAAtatatggtgcgttgatgtgacaaacttactttctaatcaccctgtacgtCTAACGTATGCCTAGAATgcaaaaatattactttttttttcattaaatgtttgtttcagtttaaatattTTCCCAGAGCTGCTTTAAATATGTATCCTCTAGGCCAGTCACAATACAAGCCGACAGCTAAATTCTAACTCTAAATTAGAACTTTATTCGACTGACTTGTTACACAAAGGAGCATGCAGTTCCAGATTAGGGTTAAAAATTGTTCCTCACTAAAACACACACCTCAGCTTGTGTGCCTGTTGTGTATGAACTGGGAACACCACAAACATGCAATTTTCTCCATGCTAGACTTGCTCACCAGCTACAATAATTTGTCAAATTCTACTTTGTTCCCCAGTTTAGAGGAAAGAGACAGCTTTTGTTCTGATGCGATTGAGTATTAGTTGGTAAGCAGGATTGTTGCACTACCCAGCTAGCTGCAAGGTGGAGACGGGATAAGAGACAGCTTTGAAAACGATGCCAGGTAAGAAAATCGGCgtgttttcaaaaatattttaccaACAACCACCTTGGTAGTGCTAGCACAACAAATATAAATTATGATATAATACTGAAATGCTATTTTAATCTTGCAAATACAATGTACAGCAGTTAAACCGCCTGGAACATAGATTCTTCAGTATTCTatgctgtaattttaaaatgtattgccagtttgttttttctaaacacGCCTGCTGGAAGAACGATGGCATGCGCAGTTATCTACAGCTCAAAACGTACTGCATCGATTTGTAGTTcgaggtattattttttttttttgcttgctataTCCGGTCATATTTGCAAAGCAGTTGACCTGTTTGAGCAGACAATACGAGTCCGGTTtgtacatttttgcaaaaaaaaaaaaaaacatgtttgtcttGGTTATATTATTGGCTTCTTGCCTCTGTAAATACAAGCACGTTATTTACACGCGTGTAAATGTTGGGCCTGTCGTTTTCCAACATTAAGTTTTCACTTAATTTGTGCGTTTTATATCTTTACCATCTGAGTAACGATATGAGACTGTCGGAGTTTCTCTTGGTCGCTCAACTGAGATATGCTCTTCTTTAAATCTATTTGCAGTGCTTGTTTTGCGGCTATGAGGGCTGCCATGCTGCTGCTGCGCCCAGCCTTTCTGTCACAGCGCTCTTCTGCGAACAACCCGCTCAGACCGTCTGAACCCAGGGCTCAGTCTATGAGTTCCCATCGCTGCTGTGTGTACGTACAGGGCAGTCAAATCGAATCCACCTGAACAACTTCGACTTCTAATTACCAGCTAAAAAAAACCTCTTTCTACGGCTGAGCAGAACCGACCTCGCAATTGACAAAGTGAATAACGATTACGAAATTTTGAACatgttgttaattattaaaaataaaaacacagcaggaGGACTAAATTCACTCTTAAACAATCCACGAGTATATCAGTAAATAGAATTAGAAAGCGTAAGCACATTAGTCGGTGAATTCAGTGAAGCATGGGGGGTGTCTATTCTAAGGTCCCTACATTAGGATTATGTtggttatattaaaataaacctgtACAAACCAAATCAACCGTTCAAATCATGCACCAGTCAAAATCcccaacaaacaaaagaaactgagTTTTGGTATTTTACAAACTTACTCGGCCTATCTATGGTACATCCTTACCTCAGCCACAGGATTTCCTCTTAAGGTTGAACATTTCTGTTagtatcttttaaaatattataatctGTTTCTTCAATAAAACAGGCTTCATCATATCAGTTTTACTTTACCTTGTTTAAAAACTTAAGCAATCTCTCCCAGTGTCATTGTCAACAAGTTCTGCTTTTTCAGCAAAACCAAGCTAAACTGTGCATGGGATATACTATATAACCTAGTGAGGCTACTAATGGGGCCAGGAAACCCATTGTAAAACTTTTTTGGCAAGAGACACAATAAGATAAATAATTTGGTTGAAAAAGTCAAACATGCGTTTTgtataaatcaaaatacaatattctttGTATAAATGAAATTGTCTACCTGACGACTTCTGATCATCGTGTTTAAGAAACTTTCACTTTTTGCATAAATGTAATCCAAAGGCACAGGTGATCAGCAATGTTAGAGTCTTTCACAGTTACACGTTACTTAAACAAAATTGGAACTGGTTACAGTACAAGTAATTACTTTGCAGACACAGTTACCATTTTACAGATCCAtctcttgttttctttaaagATCCAGCTACTGAACCCACTTGTTCTCCTCTGATGATTTATAAAGCAGGTTCACGTGATGTgaggtttgacttgcactgttgacAGATTTGCCGATTTCTATCTTATGCATTAGCTAtagtcctttttttaattatttttcacataaaCATAATGCAATATCATATTTGGTTAcctgtctggaaaaaaaaaaagaactattacAGTTACAAGATTACTGAAGAATATAATCAGATTAAACATGTTACatacaatgcattacttttttggATTAAGTGTATGCATATGATTTGTAACTGTAGTTCCATTGAAGGCTGAATAACTATCTGGTGCTTACAgttattgtagtttttttcagGAAGAGTACTAAACAAAAAATTCCAGTGACAGCAAACATGGCCTTCGCGCCAAGTGATATGCCCAGAGTAGGAACATGGTGAAATCCttgtgccttaaaaaaaaaaaaacatgcctaatGAGATTAGTACAGGATAGGATGTATCAGCAAACTCATTTTTTTATATGTCTGTATgtgcttcttttttatttacacCAAGGGGCATATTTTATATCATttacaatcattttttaaaaatataacttctattttatttttttaaggagaaaattccatgttaatgttacaaaaatgaCAATGAAACCTCTTCAGTGTTCGTAAGAGACCTTGAATTACAGTGATTCATTGTTTGGTTGCAAGAAAGCATATCATTCTCTTTCTGGtatatttaaatcaaagaaaGTCAAACTTTCCCATCCACCATTGTTGTCGATCCAGTTTGCACTGTTCGTATGCAGGTAATCTGCAGTACATTCTGAAATTGTCTGTGCCCCTTGCACAGTTACGAATCCTTTTTCAGAGAGTATTCTAGCCAGGATACCTCCACACCCAAAACCATAATAACCCTTCCCCAGTTCAGCCTGTTAAGAAGCCCTTCCATTAAACTCTGAAGTATACAAAGGGCATTTGGAACAGTGGAAAGATGAAGATGAGCTAAGTGCATTCTGATGTGAGCCTCATAGCATCTGTTGGTAATGTAAACTAGTAACTCAAAGTCTCTCTGCTACGTGATCTGGAGCTGGCTGTGCTGATAACACCTGCAGCTCGTACCTCAGATAATCCTGaggttaaatgaaaaatatatctgTAGCTATTCATTCTGAGTGACCCCCCCCCAGCAATGGCAACAACCCCAAGTTGAAACTTGATACCTCTTGCTATATGAATTTCATATAATTTTCCCAGATTCCTCTGACGTTTGCCAGCATGTAACCCGAAACAATTGGGCTGTAATTACAAGGGAATTCCTTAGTTCCTTTTAGCTGTTTGCAGTATTCAATTATAAATCTGCAGTGCTAACGTCTGTGCTGTAAGTTTGGAGTTGTAATTGAAAGTACTTGACAATTCCTAGCCCCCCCACTCACCCCCGGACAAGCTTGTTAAAGAGAGactaaatgtaaataatactgtgcttttataaagaaaaatgtgtGTTGTGGATGTTTTTGGTGCGAGAGAGTGATGGACAATTCAACAGATCCATGGCTGGACTACCTGCCTGAAGATGACTTTTATAGCCTGTGACATACATAGTAAACCTTGCATCCAGGCAGCACCTAACAAGGTGATCGTGGATGGGTTGCATCATGTCATTCCAATGCCACCACCAAGTACAATCAAGTTGATATTCTGTATAGATTCTAGCACAGGTGCTGCTGCTGGGATAGGATAGCACTGTAACTGGAAATGTGTTGTGATCTGTTATCTTGCTATTGCTTTTCACAACAACTTTGAGGCCTTGACTCTATGTTGATTCATACAAGATCATGGACTTCATTGAAAGTATGCAGTGCACACAAATGCAAGCAGCTTTGAAGCCTGGGAGCAGACCTTCGGCTGCAATTTATAGAGGTAATAGATGGGATACTAGTACAATCAGCAGGAAACCTACAAGGATATAAACCTAAAATTATAATTACCGGTAAATCTTCGttcaataaaagcacagcaaaaacacAATACAGTCAGAAGTAAAGTTTAGTTGAATAATAGTTCTGACTATATTGCGTGCTTGTTAGCGTTTTATCAGATGATGGTTGTGTTTTGTCTTTCACTTTAGAAGTAGTTTAGTTGAATTAATTAGGTAATTTAGGACCTATATCAGTTGAATCTATCAACTGGAATAGTTTTGAGAAAAGCAGATTTGACACTGCTGATGTTAAGTAATGTGAGGCTTTGTAGTTAGTTTAAAGGCGCCACCTTGTGGAATAGTTCAAAAAGGtcttcattatgtttaaattggaaatatttaactctttattcaaagtaaaacaacaaaaaaagtgattTTGGATAAATGTCAATTATTACAGGAGCTATATATAAAGgaccacagtacagtatatgaccATCTATATGAATAAATCATCCCTATTGATTTGGGTTTGGTGTTACTATTAAACATTTAGTCACGTTTTTAACAAATGTCTGAAGATTTCGTTTTTTACGACGTGTTCTCTGGACCAGTGTAAAACTGCCACATACTGTAATTCAGTAGATACCAGTTGTATTTGATGGCCAAATAACTTTCTTAACTTTGTGTTATACTATACACACGAGACGTGCTTTTCTGAGACAGAAACCATTCACAATGTGCATGATAAAGAACAGGCTATTGTTTTCGAAAGTGCTTATAGCTACAGCTAAAGTGTTTACCCCTATTCTTTAAAATACTGAACGCAGTTTTGTAACAGGAATTTAGATCTTGATGGTGGTTGTGACACGAACTTGCTAAAGGGTTCCGctattttctgaatgtttttcttGCCACTCAAAGTGCTATGAGTGTTACACTGTGTGTAATGTCACAATCAATCATGCAGGCATTTGCTAGTATACTTGTAAATGGAACGTCGGTTCTAGCCAATCAGCTTTCTTCTCTCCTTGTTGATGACGTCGCCGACAAGGTTAACAGGGGGAGGGGGAGTACCAGACAGATCAGGGTGGGTGTCATGAGAGAGAAAGTCTGTTTAGT
Encoded proteins:
- the mthfs gene encoding 5,10-methenyltetrahydrofolate synthetase (5-formyltetrahydrofolate cyclo-ligase) — encoded protein: MAALIAAKQALQIDLKKSISQLSDQEKLRQSHIVTQMLINHPKYQSCQRIAVFLSMHDEVQTEAIIEDMFQKGKVCFIPKYQNKSRHMDMVKLTAASEIHSLPLTSWNIPQPSEEDHREEALDTGGLDLILMPGLGFDKNGNRLGHGKGYYDTYQGRCMNHPKGEPYTIALAFKEQICDAIPVADNDIQVDEILYELK